The Clostridium sp. DL-VIII DNA window GCTTCAATGTATCGAAGCAGATTATGGTGTTTACTGAACATGAAAAACTTATTTCAGATTACATAATTAATGAGATAGATAAGGGATGTACAGTGTTTTATGGCAAGGGTGGATATACTGGTAAAAGTAATTGTGTGGTTTTGACTATATTAAAAAGAAGCCAATTTATAAAATTAAAGCAATTTATTAAAAATAATGATCCAGAAGCATTTATTACAGTAAATGAAACAAGTGAGGTTTTAGGAAAAGGCTTTAAAAGTTTAGAGAATTAGGCATACTTAATAAAAAAATACATTTATATAGCTTATTATTAGGAATGGCACTATAGCATAGGTTTACTAATATTTACTTGTTGATTATAAGATTAGCGGCAAATTATAATTAAGCATATAAGCTAAATTATTTATAAAACTATTGAAAATGTAAATAATAAGATATGTGGGAGACAAGCAAATATGGCAGAAGAGGAATTACTTATAACTTATGGAGTAGGATATGCTTTTGAAAAAAGCAAATTATTAATTGTTTCAGAAATTGAAGAAAAAGTTATATTAAAAAGAGAGCTGGATATTCTTAAAGAAATTAATGTGATTAATAAGTTTCAAGAAAGTCTACATGAAAAATGCGATTCTAAATTTCCTAAAAATTATATTGTAAATGTTGAAGAAGCTTTAGAAGAAAAATTATCAAAGACTATACCAATAATTACTTCAATAAAAACTAAAAATGCTAAAAAACAAGACTATCTTATGGATGAATATATTAAAAGAGATCTAAGTCAGATTCGTTTAAGAAGAGAAGGATATATACAGAAAGATTCAAATTTAATAAAAGAATACTTAGATACCTGCAGTATGAATTTTGGGAAAAGTATAGAGGAAAAAAAAGAAAATATTCTAAAATATAATAAGATAATCTTGAAATTTATTTTAACTTCTAGTGTTGGAAATGATTTTAGTGATTTTTTAAAAAAACAAGGACAAGCTGTGAAAGAAAAAATAGATGAGTCAATAGAAAAAAAGTTAGAGGATGTACTTGAAAGTGAGTATTTAATAAAAAAGAAATATAAAGATTTAGATTTCTTAAACTTGTTGTTATTTCTTGAAGAATGGCAAAAAAAATATTTTATTTGGGATGGAAAATATACAAGTTTGCTGTCATCTATAAGTAAGGATGGAAAGAAATATAACCATTTAAATTATGAAATAAAGGAATCTGTGATTTCGTTTATCAAAAAGAATAAGTATTTATATTTCACGTTTGGCAGGTATAATAAAGAAAATATATTTATAACCCTGAATCATGAGAAGTACTGTAAAAAAAATCAAGAAAAAGAACTTAATTCAAGAGAAGGTAATGAGCAAAGATATATGTCTTTAGAAAAAAAAGAAGGAAATCTATATGAAATTACTTCAAATGATTTTCAAGAAATTGATTTAGATTATAATAAGGAATTAGGATACTTACTTTCTTATGATGACGATGAGAATGTACATATTTCGCTTGTTATATATGATAAAAAAAATGAAGAAGTAACTTATGTAAATAAGTATGATTCTTTTAAAAATGAGATGATTAAAGCATTAGAGGAACATTTTATATTATAGAACTTATCTACCTATAAAAAGGACTGCTTCAAAATAATTATTAGTATAGAATAATTATCTTGAAACAGCCTTTTTCAATGTTTAGAAGAAACTATTTCTCAGATTGATTTTGAAGATTTCTGCGCTTTTTAGTTTTCTTTTTCATAACCGAAAATCCAAAAGAGCCAGTAGGCCTCTTTGCAAGAGGATAATATTCTCCATGGCAATAAGACATCATATTTGCATCTTCAAAATGAATTTTGCCTTTATCATCAAATAGATCTTTATTAACATGAGATCCAATTACTTCAGCTATAAACATATCATGAGTTCCAAGCGGAATTATGTTTTTTACTTTACATTCAATATTTATAGGACATTCATTTATGTAAGGGACTGAAATGTTACTGCTTTCCTTTAAGGTAAATCCCATCTCAGTGATTTTATCATTTTTTTTGCCAGATCTAACTCCACAGTAATCTACTTTTTTTACTAAATCTGAACCAGGTAAATTTACCACAAATTCCATAGTTTCTTTTATATATTCATAGGACAATCTTTCAGGTCTTACAGAAATATAAAGCATAGGAGGCTTTGTATTTATAGTACCAGTCCATCCAACAGTAAAAACGTTAGTTTTTCCAGCTTTATTTTTAGAAGTTACCAAAACTACGGGTACTGGGTTTAAAATTACACTTCCTTTAAGATCAATTTTATCCATTTTCAATTTAACTCCTTTAAAAAAAGCATCTCCAAATAATTAGAACGTATACCGCCTATTTATTTAAAGATGCTTATATAGATTGCATTAAAACAAATTAATATATTAATTTGTTAAGTTATTAATATCTTCGTCTTTTATTTGAACGGCCATAATAACTTTTCTTTTTACGTCTAGAGTTAGCTGCCATATTTTTAATAAGAACCACTAAAGTAATTATTATAGCTATTACTACGATAGTTGCAATATATGTAAGTAAATTATCTTTAATTAGGCTTCCAAGAGAAACATCTACTGTACCTGCAACTTCTTCAGAATGATTTCTTGTAGTATAAGTTAATTTAGCATTTTTACTAAAAAGTAAACTCCATGCACTAGAATCTGTTCCATCATAAGTAATTTGAGATTCAGCATCATTAATGTCATTTTTGTAGTAATTTACATCTTGAGTTAGCTTAAGTGGTACTGAAATAGTTTTAGTAGGTCCAAATACAATAAAAGGCTTATATTTTACTTCAGCTGTTCCTACATTTTCACCACTTGTTTTGTAAACTTGTTTTGTGGCAGCGTAACTATAATTCATGATAGCATCCATATCATTAAATTTAGTCATATCAGCATTATCAAGCTGTCTGCTTTTAAGAACAACACCAATTATTTGGCGCCCATCTCTCTCATATACAGTAACTAAACATCCACCTGCTTCATTTGTAGTTCCAGTTTTACCTGCAAGATTACCGTTTTTGCCAAGAGTTACATTTCTATTTTCTAGAATCAGTCTAGAATTTTTAATTGTTACAGGAGCTGTTGGAAGTTCCATAGTTGATCTTTCCCAATCATTTGCAAAAGCTGCTTTCATGATTAAAGAAAGATCATATGCTGTAGTATAATGGTCTGGATCATGCAAACCATTAGGAGTAATAAAGTTACTGTGAGTAGCTCCAAGTTCCTTTGCTCTTTTATTCATTAAATCAGCAAAGGCTTTGGCATCACCAGCTATATTGTCAGCAATTACATATGCAGTATCGTTACCAGAGAATAAAAGCAGTCCTTTCATTATGTCATCAGCACCTACTTTATCACCAGGCTGCATAGTGTTGTGCATATAATTTAGATTTATAGAATATTCAGGCTGCTCTTTTGCAGATTTAGTATATTCAAGTTCGTCGGTAGATTTCTTATTTTCAGATAACAAAAGACCAGTTAACAACTTAGTTGTACTTGCAGGATATCTTTTGCTATCGGCATCCTTACAATAAATAATTTCCCCTGTTTCTAAATCCATTGTTAATGCTGCTTCAGCTTTAATATCTGGTAAGTTTTGTGCTGAAGCCTCAGTTTTAGGTGTTGTATTTGAATTTGCTGCGTAACTTGCTATAGCCAATGGGCTAAATAATGAAAGAGAAAGGGTTAATGCAAGTGCTTTTAAAATTGATTTTTTTTTCAAGTCAAATCTCTCCAATTCTATTTAAACGTATGAGGCATATTAAAAAATAGACATGCCATAAGTATATTGAAACATTTCTAGTATATCATTTATGTAAAGCTATAACAATAAATGTAATGTAAAATTTTGATACAATATATTACAATTGGTGCTTATTTCAATCGCTCTATCATAGAATTTTTAGCTTTTAACTCAAATTCATCATTTAATGAGCTTAGCTGTACATCTTCGCCATATTTATTTTTTAATGCTAAGCTTAAAAGTCTGTCCGCAAACTCAGGGTTCTTAGAAAGAAAAGAACCATGGAAGTATGAGCCGAAGGTATTCTTATAAATGCAGCCTTCAAAACCATCCTCACCATTATTACCATATCCATGAATGCATTTTCCAAGTGGGGTATGATTATTTATATAAGTTCTTCCAGAATGATTTTCAAAACCTACATAAGTTTCATTAAATTCCTCATTGAATATTTCTGTATTTCCGATAAATCTTGTGTCTCCACCTTCACTATAAACATCCAAAATTCCAATACCATCTATCTTTTCGCCGTTTGGAGCAGTGTAATATTTACCTAATAGTTGATAGCCGCCACATATAGCAAGCATAACCTTTCCAGCTTCAATGAAACTAGTCAAAGCCTCTTTTTTTATTTCGTTTAAATCCTTTGAAACTATAGACTGTTCATAATCTTGACCACCGCCAAAGAAGATGATGTCCACATTTTCTTCATCGATATTTTCACCTAAAGAAGAATTAATTATATTTACATCAATTCCTCTAAGAGCCGCTCTATGCTTTAGAATAAGTACATTGCCTAAATCACCATATACATTTAATAAATCTGGGTATAAATGACAAATAGTTAATTCCATAATTTCTTATCTCCTTACCATAATTTATTGATGTAACCTTTTGAATGAAGATATTTTCTATAATTTATCATTGCAGTATAAGTTGCAAGGATATATATTTTCTTTGTGGTTGAATCTTTAATTTTATTTGTTAATTCTTCATAATCTTCTTTTAAAACAAATTTATCAATGCTCAGCCCTGCAACCTTCAGTCTTACAGCCATATCATACATTCTAAGCCCTGATACAAAAATATCTTTAATATTTAGAGCAGATATTTTTTCGAAATCTACATCCCATATCCAGGAAACATCACGACCGTCAGCATAATTATCATTTAACATGAATACCGCTGAAAATTCATCCTTGTTTAAAGCAAGAATATCTAAAGCTTGGTTATATCCAGCAGGATTTTTAACTAAGATAATCTGTACATCCTTATTTCCTAGAGTTATCTGCTCTTGTCTGCCGAAGCTTGAACTTTGGTTTTGAAGTGATGTTTTGATAACTGAATCAGATACACCAAGTTCTTTTGTAATTGCAAAAGCACACAAAGCATTATATATATTATAAGCCCCTGATTGACTTATAAAGACTTCACAATCATTAATCAAAACGGAAGAATTCTCAGGAGTTAAATCAAAGATTTTATTTACAGCATATTGAAGCTCTGCACGTTTATACCCACACTCTGGACAATAAAAGTCCCCTAAATGATTATAAGTAACTAAATTATAGGAATAAGGAGCTTTACAAAATTTACAGAACTTTGCATCAGCGTTTAAATCTAAAGACGTATTTTCCTTAATAGGAGTATTGAAACCATAATATACTATTGGATTTTTAACCTCTAATCTACCAAGCAAAGATTCATCTCCATTTAAAACAAGTTTTGCTGTTGGTACTTTTTCTATTCCCTCCATTATTTTAACCAAGGTAGTATAAACTTCGCCATATCTATCTAACTGATCTCTAAATAAGTTGGTTACAGTTATTATTTCAGGAGTTAGATGTTCTGTAATAAACTTAACATTGGCTTCATCTACTTCTATTACTGCGTACGGATTTTCCTTCTTTCTAAAAAAAGAGTAGTTTGAAACAAAACAAGCCACGATTCCAGGATACATATTAGCACCAGTATTATTAGTAATAACATTGAATTTGTTTTCCTTTAAGATGTTATAAATCATACTGGTTGTGGTTGTCTTTCCGTTAGTTCCAGTTACTAAGATGACTCTATATCCTTTACTGACCTTTTTTAATATTGACTTATCAATTTTTAATGCTATTTTACCAGGAAAATTACTTCCGCCTTTTACAACATGTTTCGCAAGAAATGCAGTAATTTTCGATAATAATATGCTTAAAATGGATTTAATATTAATTTTACTCACCGTCCAATTCTAGTTTTATAATAAGAATGATTAACACAATAAAGTAATGTTAATCATTTAGGCACATGAACTTTTTATTTTTTGATTGTGCCTTAAATAACACTAAACAATAAAATAATCAAAATAAGTATAGCACAAAAACTAATAACTACGAAAATATTTTTGGTAAGAAAATATACTTAAATTAATTAACAATAAAATAGAGAATTATATCTTAATAATTAAAAAAAATGTGAATTGAATTTTTGAGGATAAATAATCTTAAGAAAAAGTGAAGAATTCGCACTTTGTTGGGCATATACAATTGTTTTATTAAGGAATATACAATATAATTAAGTGAGACAAAGAATTTTACGAGGTGTTATTATGATCAAGGTAACAGTTAACATAAATGGTATCAATTATAATCTAAAAGGGGAAAAAGATGAAAAGTATTTGCTAGGGGTGGCAAATTTTGTAGATACAAGAATCAAAGAAATAATATCAAATAGAGCAGGCTTAAGTTCGACCGCGGCTGCAGTTTTGACTGCAGTAAATATAGCAGATGAACTTTATGAATGTGATTTGCAATTGGACAAGTATATAAAAGATAAAGAAGATATTATAGCAGAAAATGACGATCTAAAGAAAAAGTTGAGTGAGTTAAGCTTGAAATTAGAAAGTTCTGTTAAAGATACTGCAAGTATTAAAGCTGATTTTGAGGAAAAGGAAAAGGCGCTGCAGATAAAATATAAAGATGCAGATTCAGCTTTCAATTCATTGAATAATACAATAAACGATCTTAAAGCTCAAAATCAAAAGTTAATTGCAGAATATAAATCAATAGCAGATGAACTTAATAAAAAGAAAAACATTAATCAGGCATTAAGTAAAGAAGTAAGTGAAATTAAAGAAAAAAATAAAAGCCTTTATAAAAAAATTGATGAAGTTAAAAGTAATGAACAAAAATTGAATAGGGAAGTACAGGTATCTGCTGAAAGAGTAAAAACTTTAATAAGCGAAATGGCAGAAATTAATAAGGAAAAAGAGACAATAAATAATGAATTAAGCGAAATTAATACTAAGAATTTAGAATTGCATAAAAAATATGAATTATGTAAGGAAAATGAACAAAAACTAAATGAAGAGTGCATTAGCTACAATAAACAGATTGAAGAGTATAAAATAAAATTAGAAGAACAAGTAAGTTTTAGGAATGAAATCACTTTAAAGTTTGAGGAAGAGAAAGAGGAGCTCAATAGGCAGTTAACTGATTTAAATGAAGCATCAAACAATAAAATTGCAGAATGCGATGAACAATTAAATAAGTTGACTAGAGAGAATGAAACTTTGTCAAATCAAATTAATACAATGAATGAGGAAAAAGTTGATTTAGAAACTGAAATTTCTAAATTAAAAGGTGATCAAGAAATATTAAATAATGAGATTAATAATTTAAGAGATGCTAATGATACGTTATCACAAGAAATAGAAAAAGGCGATAGAACAAAGGAAGTTTTACAGGAAGAATTAGAACTCACAAGAAGTAGTAATGAAAAATTAAAATTTGAAATTAATGAAGCTAAGGCAGAATGTGAAAAGAAAATTAATTCGAAGGTTGAAGAAATAGAAGAATTGAGCAAAGAATTGGAAAATATGGACCGTGAATTAAGAAGAGTCAAAGAAGAACTTGGTAGTAAAGAAAGGGCAGTGGAAAGATTAGAAAAAGAACTAGAAAATAAAGAAAGTATCTTTCTAAAACTAAAAAAAGAAATAGAGGCTAAAGAAAATGACTTGTATTCAAGTCAAGGATCTATAGAGGATTTAAAAGAAGAAATTTCAGAATTAGTAAAAGAAAGAGATGAACTAACTAATATAAACAACACACTTAATCAAGAAGCTAAAAGTTTTCAACATAGGGTTTTTGAATTACAGGCTAAAGTTATAGATGCAGAAATAGAAGTAGCAAAAGTTAAAAAAGAGCAGGTAGGACCTATTGTTAAAAAGAGAAGGTAAGGCATTATGAAAGAAAATAGGTGGCGGATTTACTTGTTATTTTTTTGATTATGCCTAAGTAAAAGGAGAGACATGAATAAAATTGAGTTATTATCTCCAGCAGGAAGCATGGAGAGTTTAATTGCAGCAATAAATAATGGAGCGGATGCAATATATCTTGGAGGCAGTAAGTTTTCAGCAAGAGCTTACGCCTCAAATTTTGATAATGAAACTATGATGAAGGCATTAGATTATGCTCATAGTTATAATGTAAAGGTGTATGTTACAATTAATACACTTTTAAAACAAACTGAATTAAAAGAAGCGTTAAAATATGTAGGATATCTCTATGAAATTGGAGTAGATGCATTAATAATTCAAGATGTAGGCTTAATAAGTCTTATTAAGGATGTATACCCAGATTTTGAATTACATGCATCAACTCAAATGACAATTCATAATGCAGAAGGAGCTTTATATTTTAAAGAAAAGGGCTTAGAAAGAATAGTTTTATCAAGAGAGCTTTCATTAGAGGAAATAAAGTATATTTCAAAAGACTTGGGCATAGAAACTGAAATATTTGTACATGGAGCTTTATGCGTATGTTATTCAGGACAATGTTTAATGAGTTCTATGATTGGTGGGAGAAGCGGAAATAGAGGAAGATGTGCACAGCCTTGCAGAATGCAATATACTTTAAAAGGTGAAACTTTAGGTGAGAGAAAAGGATATCTTTTAAGTCCTAAGGATACATGCTTAATTGAAGATATAGATGCAATAATAAAGAGTGGAACAGCATCATTAAAGGTTGAAGGAAGAATGAAAAAACCCGAGTATGTTGCAGGTGTTACACGAAATTATAGAAAATCAATTGATAAAGTATTAAAAAATACAAAGTTTGATCTTCAAAAAGGAAGAAGAGAACTGGCAAAATTATTTAATAGGGAAGGCTTCGCTAAAGCATATTTATATAAAAATACAGGAAAAGATATGATGAGTTATAATTATCCTAAAAATACAGGAGTATTTATAGGGCAAATTATGAATGATGGAGAAATCATATTAGAAGAAGATGTGTTTTTAGGAGATGGAATAAGATTTGCAGCTGATGATGGATTTACTTTAAGTAAAATCTTAAAGAATAATAACGAAGTTAAAGAAGCACACAGGGGAGAGAAGGTTAAATTATTTCCAACTGGAGGCTATAAAAAAAGCTACAAGCTGTATAAAATGTCAGATAAAAAGTTATATGATGAATTAAAAGAAGATTTAAAGCAGTATAAGAGAAAAATGAATTTAGTAGGGGAAGTTGAGTTTAAGGTTAATTCACCACTTTGCATTAAAACTAAGTTGAATGGAAAAGAACATAAGGTTTATGGTGAAATAGTTGAAGCTGCTCAAAATAAGCCATTAACAAGAGATAGAGTTGAAGAAGCCTTAAGTAAGTCAGGAGAAATTCCTTACAAATTTGATGAAATAATTTTTGATGAGTTCGACGAAGGATTTATAAGGATAGCAGCTATAAATAATTTAAGAAGAGAGCTATTTGAAAAGATATTAAAGGAAGAAGTAAGCTCATATAGAAGAAAAAGAGTTCTAGAGACTCCAAAAGCAAAAAATAAAAAATGTGATGAAGATTTAGGATATATTTACAGCTGCATTACAAAGGGTCAATTGAAGGCATTGGTAGAAAATCCTGAAATTCAGAATATTGCATTAGATATATTTTTCAGTAAGTTAAAAGATTCTTTGAATAAAGGAGATTTGAAGAATTTATATGAACAAGGCTTAAAGGATAAAAATATATATCTAAAGGTGCCTAATATAATTAAAGGTGAATTTAATTACGTGGTTAATGTCATAGAAGAATTAATGCCTTATATAAAAGGAATAATAACATCAAATGCTGGCATAATAAAAATTTATAAAGATAAATTGTTCATAATAGGTGATTATAAACTAAATATCTTTAATAAAGAAGGTGCGGAATTCTATGCAGAAGATGTTGATATTCCATGCTTAAGTTTAGAGTTAAATAGAAAAGAAATAAAGGAATTAACTAAAAGTGTTAATTGTAAAGTCGGAATTAATATTTATGGTAAAACTGAACTAATGATTAGCGAATATTGTCCTATTGGAAGTACTTTTGGCAATAAATCATCAAAGAAGGAATGCAATAAAGCATGTATGAAGGATACCTTTAAATTAAAAGACAGGATGAATGAAAGTTTCAGTGTATTATGTGATAATAGCTGCAGAAGTTATATTTTAAATTCGTTATCTACAAACCTAATTGATGAAATAGAAGAACTTAA harbors:
- a CDS encoding type 1 glutamine amidotransferase; protein product: MELTICHLYPDLLNVYGDLGNVLILKHRAALRGIDVNIINSSLGENIDEENVDIIFFGGGQDYEQSIVSKDLNEIKKEALTSFIEAGKVMLAICGGYQLLGKYYTAPNGEKIDGIGILDVYSEGGDTRFIGNTEIFNEEFNETYVGFENHSGRTYINNHTPLGKCIHGYGNNGEDGFEGCIYKNTFGSYFHGSFLSKNPEFADRLLSLALKNKYGEDVQLSSLNDEFELKAKNSMIERLK
- the zapA gene encoding cell division protein ZapA, which encodes MIKVTVNINGINYNLKGEKDEKYLLGVANFVDTRIKEIISNRAGLSSTAAAVLTAVNIADELYECDLQLDKYIKDKEDIIAENDDLKKKLSELSLKLESSVKDTASIKADFEEKEKALQIKYKDADSAFNSLNNTINDLKAQNQKLIAEYKSIADELNKKKNINQALSKEVSEIKEKNKSLYKKIDEVKSNEQKLNREVQVSAERVKTLISEMAEINKEKETINNELSEINTKNLELHKKYELCKENEQKLNEECISYNKQIEEYKIKLEEQVSFRNEITLKFEEEKEELNRQLTDLNEASNNKIAECDEQLNKLTRENETLSNQINTMNEEKVDLETEISKLKGDQEILNNEINNLRDANDTLSQEIEKGDRTKEVLQEELELTRSSNEKLKFEINEAKAECEKKINSKVEEIEELSKELENMDRELRRVKEELGSKERAVERLEKELENKESIFLKLKKEIEAKENDLYSSQGSIEDLKEEISELVKERDELTNINNTLNQEAKSFQHRVFELQAKVIDAEIEVAKVKKEQVGPIVKKRR
- a CDS encoding flavin reductase family protein, which encodes MDKIDLKGSVILNPVPVVLVTSKNKAGKTNVFTVGWTGTINTKPPMLYISVRPERLSYEYIKETMEFVVNLPGSDLVKKVDYCGVRSGKKNDKITEMGFTLKESSNISVPYINECPINIECKVKNIIPLGTHDMFIAEVIGSHVNKDLFDDKGKIHFEDANMMSYCHGEYYPLAKRPTGSFGFSVMKKKTKKRRNLQNQSEK
- a CDS encoding U32 family peptidase; this encodes MNKIELLSPAGSMESLIAAINNGADAIYLGGSKFSARAYASNFDNETMMKALDYAHSYNVKVYVTINTLLKQTELKEALKYVGYLYEIGVDALIIQDVGLISLIKDVYPDFELHASTQMTIHNAEGALYFKEKGLERIVLSRELSLEEIKYISKDLGIETEIFVHGALCVCYSGQCLMSSMIGGRSGNRGRCAQPCRMQYTLKGETLGERKGYLLSPKDTCLIEDIDAIIKSGTASLKVEGRMKKPEYVAGVTRNYRKSIDKVLKNTKFDLQKGRRELAKLFNREGFAKAYLYKNTGKDMMSYNYPKNTGVFIGQIMNDGEIILEEDVFLGDGIRFAADDGFTLSKILKNNNEVKEAHRGEKVKLFPTGGYKKSYKLYKMSDKKLYDELKEDLKQYKRKMNLVGEVEFKVNSPLCIKTKLNGKEHKVYGEIVEAAQNKPLTRDRVEEALSKSGEIPYKFDEIIFDEFDEGFIRIAAINNLRRELFEKILKEEVSSYRRKRVLETPKAKNKKCDEDLGYIYSCITKGQLKALVENPEIQNIALDIFFSKLKDSLNKGDLKNLYEQGLKDKNIYLKVPNIIKGEFNYVVNVIEELMPYIKGIITSNAGIIKIYKDKLFIIGDYKLNIFNKEGAEFYAEDVDIPCLSLELNRKEIKELTKSVNCKVGINIYGKTELMISEYCPIGSTFGNKSSKKECNKACMKDTFKLKDRMNESFSVLCDNSCRSYILNSLSTNLIDEIEELKSFNIKNFRVDFKDETYEEVVNVLEQISNKKKNEDNKYTKGHYKRGVE
- a CDS encoding D-alanyl-D-alanine carboxypeptidase, encoding MKKKSILKALALTLSLSLFSPLAIASYAANSNTTPKTEASAQNLPDIKAEAALTMDLETGEIIYCKDADSKRYPASTTKLLTGLLLSENKKSTDELEYTKSAKEQPEYSINLNYMHNTMQPGDKVGADDIMKGLLLFSGNDTAYVIADNIAGDAKAFADLMNKRAKELGATHSNFITPNGLHDPDHYTTAYDLSLIMKAAFANDWERSTMELPTAPVTIKNSRLILENRNVTLGKNGNLAGKTGTTNEAGGCLVTVYERDGRQIIGVVLKSRQLDNADMTKFNDMDAIMNYSYAATKQVYKTSGENVGTAEVKYKPFIVFGPTKTISVPLKLTQDVNYYKNDINDAESQITYDGTDSSAWSLLFSKNAKLTYTTRNHSEEVAGTVDVSLGSLIKDNLLTYIATIVVIAIIITLVVLIKNMAANSRRKKKSYYGRSNKRRRY
- a CDS encoding Mur ligase family protein, whose protein sequence is MSKINIKSILSILLSKITAFLAKHVVKGGSNFPGKIALKIDKSILKKVSKGYRVILVTGTNGKTTTTSMIYNILKENKFNVITNNTGANMYPGIVACFVSNYSFFRKKENPYAVIEVDEANVKFITEHLTPEIITVTNLFRDQLDRYGEVYTTLVKIMEGIEKVPTAKLVLNGDESLLGRLEVKNPIVYYGFNTPIKENTSLDLNADAKFCKFCKAPYSYNLVTYNHLGDFYCPECGYKRAELQYAVNKIFDLTPENSSVLINDCEVFISQSGAYNIYNALCAFAITKELGVSDSVIKTSLQNQSSSFGRQEQITLGNKDVQIILVKNPAGYNQALDILALNKDEFSAVFMLNDNYADGRDVSWIWDVDFEKISALNIKDIFVSGLRMYDMAVRLKVAGLSIDKFVLKEDYEELTNKIKDSTTKKIYILATYTAMINYRKYLHSKGYINKLW